Genomic DNA from Mastomys coucha isolate ucsf_1 unplaced genomic scaffold, UCSF_Mcou_1 pScaffold16, whole genome shotgun sequence:
AGGTCTATCCTTTATCAAATAATAATGAAAGGTCACATATGGGCTAGGAACCATTAGACAAATATACTTCCTCTGGTCATTCAATAAATCTAAAACTAAGGCAAAATATTCCAGAtgacatttttgtatttgttatctCATTACACATAAATTACACAACCATCTATATTATCTTGATCATCGTCTCTAGAAGCCAAGAGGGTCAGAAATCAagataattttagtttttgtggttttgtttgtttgttttacagcaACATTGAAGTTTTCGGCTCCGGTGGGCCAGCGGTGGCCTCAGGCGGCGGGAAGGACATGCATCAGTGGTATGTGTGCAACAGAGAGAAATTATGCGAATCACTTCAGTCTGTCTTTGTTCAGAGTTATCTTGACCAAGGAACACAGATCTTCTTAAACAACAGCATTGAGAAATCTGGCTGGCTATTTATCCAACTTTATCATTCTTTTGTATCATCTGTTTTTAGCCTGTTTATGTCTAAAACATTTATTAACGGGTTGCTAGGAAGAGGCTCCAATTTTtctgaaaagatttatttagtttactgtatgtgtatgaatgtttgcctagaCACATATATGgtcaccatatgtgtgcctggtggaTCCTTTGTAACTGTGTTTATGAGTGGTTGTGAACTACTATATAGGTGCTAGGAGTTGAtcccaggtcttctagaagaacacGTACCTTCTACTATTgtcccatctctctagccacatgTAACAAGATCTTAcatggttaatttttttaaaaatactttttttcattcagaattttatacaacatattttaatcatattctatGTCCCTTCTCCTcctaactccttccagatctACTTCCACCTCTCTACATCCTCCAAAATCatatactttgttgttgttgctgttgttattaatattttttattaactcATGGAGCCCAATGTATTCTGTCCATGTACTCCTGGGTATGGGGGTCATTGTACTAGGaaccacacacataaagaaagctAGTTCTGCCTTCCCTATAGCCATCACCTATCCATATCTCCATTAGGGATGGGAACTCTGGAACACCTCCCCCTTCCATACTAGAATGTTCACCTGCTTGATAATGTGCAGACTTGTGTGGGTAATTGTGGTCTCTGTGAGGACATGAGTACACCAGTTCTGTCATGTCCAAAAGACACAGGTTTGTTCCAGCCATTAATGACCTCTGGTTCTTACTGCTGCCTCTCTGTGATGGCACCTGAGTCTTGGCAAGGTGGTTATGATATAGATGTCGCATTTGTGGCTGTTTAAAGACACTTTTCTGGTGACATCTTACAGCTCCATTTATCTATGGCTAGAAATAGGAATTGAGAGGAAAGTTGGATGTTATGTCTATTTTGTAGAACAATACTACTAGGTTCACCCTTGGTACTTATGAAATCCACAACCATGGATTTTTGGTCAGATTACAGTACcaaacatttttcttcctgcAGAGCAAGGTTTAAATCCTAATCAGAAAGTTATACTCCTAGAACATTCATACTATTTGTTGCACCCATGAGTATATCTTGCTATGGCAGACATTATTACAATTCACAGGGTTCATAGTTGAGTAAGTCTGTTGATTACTTGTTTACCACAGCAGCTTACATAGCACCTTCTAGTACCacaaaagctagccagcaggaatGAAGCTCTGTGGTCAGTAGCAACTTGGATTATACACATCGAGTGAGctaggtgtttgtgtgtatatgcatgtgttttcttCATGTAAAGGGGCATATAATCAAATTGTTGTGGGCAACGAAGAGCAATGGTAATATCCTATATTGTTTTGAGAGTTTCTGGAAAATCTCTAACCCAAAATTTCAGTGGAGATATCCCATAGCTGGCACTGTGCTTCTTATTTAGTAACTGATAGCTTCTGGGATGAAGCTATTCCCTGAGTAGGGTAACAACTACTAAATACTTTTATATgatatagaatatataaacatgtattatgtaaatatgtttatGAAGGCTATCTGGATTAATCACAGTTAATAACTACAAAGTCAAAACATCTGTGTATGGTATAGATTTTCCTTGAATCATTTCAACAGATGTGTAAAAGGACATGGCCATTTATTATTAATGACAACTGAGTGACTTTTTTGAGCCCAAACTGTCTGTTGCTCTATATCAAGATATGAGTATaatatctttctctgtctgtgtctgtgtctctgtttctctctgtctctctctgtgtctctacctgtctctgtctctgtctctgtctctctctctctctttctctgtctctcttcttttgcTTAAAATTTCTGATTGACCCTTGGAGCCACTTCTCCTGCCATTTATCTACATGGAGTACTAATCTACATTCATATTGTCTATGTGAAGTACTAATGTGTGTTCACATTATTCACATGAAGTGTTCTGATTTCTCTACATCAGTGCTAACTTTTGTCTTGTTGATAACAACCCTGCTTATTGGTAAAGGTTAGTTTAAGTTTCTCAGCATAGTTTCAGAAgcctatctttaaaac
This window encodes:
- the LOC116094308 gene encoding methyltransferase-like protein 9, with the translated sequence MVEHSNQKLLGTLRINIEVFGSGGPAVASGGGKDMHQWYVCNREKLCESLQSVFVQSYLDQGTQIFLNNSIEKSGWLFIQLYHSFVSSVFSLFMSKTFINGLLGRGSNFSEKIYLVYLLTKDSSSSRDFAIIKNLRTLRYLGPHRPTQYPELLRPYQFPKLQRKKGTQHPKLQTLNRPPKLQRTDTTKPKDSLITTTTGCSSQKI